ATACGCTGCAACTATGTATTCCATAAATTTGGGAGTTCCTACGTTGTCATGGCAGCCATATTCTCTAGTCTTGTTAGAACTTTTCCCTATGCGAAAAGCTGAATCAGCATGATATGACATTTGATTATAGAAATCACTATGCTCTCTAGTCTGCAGCAATCGCGTTTTTCTGCGAACTGtttcatggtatcagagcaacgaTATCACTGCACGACGACATCGTAAACACACGAATAAGGATATTGATGTTTAAAAATTATGTTCTTTTTTTGTTACTGCAATCTAATGGTAACAACTATGTGTAAGGTGAGATTTTAATACACAGCCGTACTCTGCTTTCGGAATATAACCGAATTCAtgttatatttttgatttcGAACAGTATTTTATGCGTGTATGAAGTAGCCGTACAGTAGATTCATCCGGCTTGCTATCCAACGGATTACATATTATCTAGCTAGTTCCTTAGCTTGCAAGAATAGCAGAAACATCCATTACAAAGAATGTTTAGAATCCGGCAAAACGGTTACTGGACGGCATTAGGGTAGTAATTAATTGTGCTTTTGTCTAgacttatatttttaatcattctTGATTCCATATAACAGAAGAGACTATTCTTAGCGGAATAACAATTTGCGGTTTTGGCAGCGTTAAGCTACTAGAACCTCGAGTTTTAGTGAGATTGTGATACTCTACAGCTTGCCATGTATGGGAATATCAAGTGACTAATTCTCCGAACATAAACTTCCTCTCATGACTTAACATGATCATGTTATATTCAGACAGTTAACTCTGAGTTCTTATGTTACTGAGCCCCTGTGGTCCTTCCCTGTCCTTAATAGTGTCTAAAATAACAGAACTGAAAAATgttcaaatatcatttattaacctttaatgttttgaattataaaataataaatgggAGCTATCTTATATTTGAgactatttttttgaaaattatgattaaaaatGCCGATGCCATCtgattcaaatttataaaaaataatcatgacatggaacCATAGTTCTAAAATTTCTTTAGTTATACGTTTTCTGCTTATCATTAGAAACTCAacagtttaattaatttaattttcacaaacattattttataataaacctATACGAGaatctaatatattaaatttgtgtAGACATCGTTATATTGTCACAAATTTAATTGACTGAGGCTTAAATATTTATCATAAAACTGTTATACTAACTACGTGTAAAATAGTTAATTCTTAGCTGGTTACAGTATTattaaatgtatatattatCTGTCTCTGTTATGTTAAATATTTAAACGGTGCAATGCAGATTAATCAACAAGCACCTTTTATTAGTCGAATTATTCTCACATTTCGCAtgttaaatcattaataatataattttctgaCAATccttttatatttgtaatttacaatttttcttaaatacCAAACTTTATGCTGAAACAAATTGTAACATGTGATCTGCCCCAATTGGTTTCATGCAAAAGCCAATTTTAATCTatccaatttcaaatttttataatatttttagactattttctaatttttaaattgactATCCTTCATAAAATGTCCAATTTTCTTAAACCAATATTAATACAgaaatatattgtttacatcTTAAAAAAACAACAACTTGACCATATGATTTTTAAATGAGtaataatatcacataaaacttaaaacttgTATGATCCTGAACTgttaataacattttttttttacagattaCCAGCTTACTGTTCAGCTCGTTTAGATTATCTTGGTCCAGACTGTGGTTTGATGAATCGGATAAATACTATGAAAAGAGATTAGGAATTAAAAATACAATTCgacatttaaaattatattattttccataaattaattatcaaaatttcaaaatttgtattTGAGAATTTTAACACACATTCTTGCATTTACAATTTCTTtcaaaacttttgtatttacaataaattattattaatgccTAAAATATACAGAGGTCAAGTAGAAACTTTAAACACATAtccatatatatcatatatttttaattgtgcATAATAATATTAGTAATTATTGGCCGTTATAGTTTGTACGATCTAACAACGATCTCCAATGAGGTTGAATTTAAAGAATTACTTGTATAattatcactttttttttttcaaaaagctCAAACTAGAAATTTGTTCGGTATATATCTTGTGTCATACACGAGTCAATTTGTTAATCCATCTTTTTTTCATAGAATAGGACAAGTGGACCACATATCAGCATGACTTGTTTAGGTGAGACATgagtcaatttttttataacttaGTTGTTCGCCATGCAAGTTACTATAAATTTATTCATGATAAAACGCACAGCAAGCACCATATGACTTCCGACCGGCCATGATCCCCCTGTTCTATTCCGAGCTCCCCAGAGACCAACTCTCCATACCATAAACTCCTTGCACCGTTCTGTTTCGAGCTCCCCAGACAGCAATGAACTCCTTGTACCGTTCTATTTCGAGCTTCCCAGACAGCAATATgtaatattttacaattataCAACTCTTGCATCTATCTGTAATCCAACGGAGGAATCACCGTCTGAATCAGATGTAGCGATACTCGTTTTATCGGTATCCTTGCAGCAAGAATCAGACCATCTTGAAGTGCAGCACCCAGATGAGTGAGCAGTAGTCAGAGCTTTTAGCATGCATGTCTTATGTCCAAGTCTAACTACTAGTCCAAGTAAACACAAGCACACAACTAAATAACATAACTCAGAGAGACTGTGACAGATGAATGAATGGGGACTGATCACTAGTTTCACCAGAAGCATCTCCGATAAGGGTCGCCGGTACTAAAGTCACATAACAGTCTTGGTTCCATCTGTTCTGTCTTATTAACAACTAGTGCAAGTGCAGGCTATCAAAATTACCATGTAGTATTGTATATTACACAACACCACCTGGACATTAACATGTTCCACATCAAGATCTCTAAACATACCCAAAGCTTCATGTTTTCTCCAACCTTCTGGTACTCTGAAATCTGAATATATGCCCCTACAGGTGTTATACATGGTCTAGCGTCAAAACTGATTTTGACTAAGAACTGCACCGATTATGTCAATTTTGACTAAAATCTCGTATCTCAAACCTTCCATGACTCTGTGTGTGTATGACCCTCTACAGGTGTACTGTAGGGTGTCGAAAACTGATTTTGACTAAGAACCATGCGGATTATGTAGATGTATCTCAAAGCTTAAAGTGTTTGGATCTAGTCTTCCATACCAGACCTTATTAAACATCAACAGGCTAACTTCAaaatataaacacacatatCTGCAGAGAGAGAGATTTAAAGATGTACAGTCAAATCACAAACACATATTTACATGAACAAGTAGTACACATGACTCCAGCCTTCTTCCGGAGGGGTTCGCTTTCATTCCCTATATATATCACTTAATGCATCTATGTACAACATATTAGCAAGTCATATTAATctcaaatttaacaaattatcAGTTCTCACATATATAAAGATTCAGATacgtactccttccgtcccattttatacgAACCACTTCCGATACGAGAATTATTTCTCATCGGCCCAAGCAAAGAGCAGCGTTGATATCAAGCCTCCAAGCGAACCCACCATTGTCCATCCTCCACACATCACACGGCACTGTCATTGCGCACGGCGAGCCTCCGTCGTTGCGGCACGTGACCACTCTCACACGGCACGTGAACGCCTCGCTCATCAGCGGCAGCACCACCAGATCTTTCATCACGAGCCAAACCCTCGTGGAATCTCCGCCGTTCATTTCTCTGTAAGCCTTGTTAGTCCACCTCACGCTGTTATAGCCGTCCGATACAAACCCTGGACACGTGTCGTTTTCTAAAGTCATCACCTTCTCCTCGTCGGTTCTCCCCAGGCCGTACCTGTCCAGCCACGTGTCCATCACGGACTCCACCGTCACGCAAGACTCGACTAGTCTCGCCGGCCTCTCGGTGAACGCCACGTGTCCCATATCTCCCCTGTCGAAACTCAACCAGATCGGAGAGTTTTTACCCTTCACCGGCGTCTCGGGAAGCAAAGGCAACGTCACCACCGTCTCTCCGCTGCTAGATGACCCGCCGGAACTCGATTTCTCCGGCGATACCTTCCTCCTCCCGGTTCCTACCCTCTTGTTCCCATTCTTCACGTACCTTCTCTTAGGTCTAGTGGTTCCGGAAATATCCGGCACAGATCCACCGGCACCACCACCGGAGACACCCACCGGCTTGGGTGCAATAGGCCTGTACTTGAGCATTATCCTATCAACTTCAGACATATCATTATATCTCGCTAAACAACACCCTCCTCTGCCCTCCATAACCCtagctctctctctcaaatcttTCCCAGAATCTCTCTCTAATCCTCCTCAAAACTCTCCAAAATCACTCTCTTTTAAATCTCTcccaaatctctctctctctgtcaaATCTCTCCCGAATCTCTCTCTCCGTCCAATCTCTCCCAAATCTCTCTTTGTCAAATCTCCCCCAAATCTCTCTCTGTGTCAAATCTCCACCCCTCTGTTTTTTGGGTGCAGGGAGATGAAGAGGAGGGGGGTGCAAGAATATAAAGAGAGGAGATACAAGGACACGTAGAGAGACTTAACACGTGGGACTTGGGAGAACAGTAGCATAAACAGCGGAGAGAGATGATTGGTTTAAACTTTAAACCGAGACGTGGCAAGACCACCGATGGGTCCCACATGGATATAAATAATCTTATTGGCTAATAAACCAACCAATAAGAAGAGGAGGAGTGTCCTGTAGTAGGGACACGTAGGGGCAGTGGTGTTGAGGTTTGTGTTAATGTCGAGGTTGTAAGAATCGGACATCTGGACGAACGTTATATTGTGTTGCTATTAGTGGAAAGCCCAGATCTAGCCACGTTTGGGGTGAAAGTAAAACCTTCATATTTGTGTGGATGTAGATACAAATGTTTGTAAGTATATGTCTCTCCTTTTAACAAAGAAGATCTACGATCTCCTGGGAGATCCCGTTAGGGTTAAAGCCTAGCACTGGGAGCAGTCGTTTTTATTAGTGGGAGAAGCCGGTCCAGATACTTTAAAtgtcatttaattttttattaatttaaatctatTAATATGTTAATTCGAACTCCTTTTTTAATACTTCCTCCGCCCTACGAGGATATTTATTTGCAGGCATCTTGAGTCTTTTACGGAGTATAGttcaatcatttttttaatttattttttttaaataaaaatttaaacgtcaaattttttcaggattttttttataaaaaaaacgttatgaaactatattttataggagtttCAAAATGCGTGCTAAAAAATagcgtaaagaacctggtgggacgaaggtattatattttattatctaaatatattgggacaacttatttttaatactttttaTATCGATAAGAGatgataaaatatatgttaaatttgtaaaaggttcatttaaattagaatgaaggataatagttgaaaaaaataattttttcaaaatttatgtttataatttatggagtttcttaaaataattctaCATTGTACGAAAATTATTGGAATTAACTCGCCTCTGATTCGCCAAACAGGCTCGTACCACGAGAGTACTAGCACTCCTTCCGTTCCACAGTACATGTCTTTTTGGAAGAAAT
This genomic window from Daucus carota subsp. sativus chromosome 7, DH1 v3.0, whole genome shotgun sequence contains:
- the LOC108193727 gene encoding uncharacterized protein LOC108193727 → MEGRGGCCLARYNDMSEVDRIMLKYRPIAPKPVGVSGGGAGGSVPDISGTTRPKRRYVKNGNKRVGTGRRKVSPEKSSSGGSSSSGETVVTLPLLPETPVKGKNSPIWLSFDRGDMGHVAFTERPARLVESCVTVESVMDTWLDRYGLGRTDEEKVMTLENDTCPGFVSDGYNSVRWTNKAYREMNGGDSTRVWLVMKDLVVLPLMSEAFTCRVRVVTCRNDGGSPCAMTVPCDVWRMDNGGFAWRLDINAALCLGR